Sequence from the Kineosporia succinea genome:
CGGAATTGGCCAGTATCCGCTTCGATTTGGCTACCGAAGGGCTGAAGCTCGAGCAGGACAGCGACACCGGTTTCATCCGCGTGGTCGACCCGTCGGGAAGCATCGTGTTCATCTCCGACGGAGCCGCGATGTGGGATTCCCCAGCTCCTACGACGGACGGCAAGCAGGCCGCGAGCCGCGAGGTGGCCGCGCGAGCCGAACTGCCCTCCGCCGAAACGGGTCCGGCCCGGACCGAGACGGTCCCCGTGCAGGTTACGGCGAGCGCGATGACGCTGAGTCCGTCCGTGGACATGCTCACCCACCCGGACACGAACTTCCCCGTGTACATCGACCCGGGCTACGACAACCTCGACGAGATCTGGACCGTCGTCAGCCGGAAGAACCCGACCACGTCGTACTGGTCGGGCAACGGGTATCGCGATTACATGCGCGTGGGGCAGAACTGGCAGAGCTCCGCCGACGACGACTGGCGCACGCTCGCGCGATTCAGCACCGCACAATTGAAGAAGACCGAGATCATCAAGGCATCCGTGCACGTCAACGTCTGGCACACCGCCGACTGTGTCCCTTCACCGTTCCAATTGTGGGTGACGAACTCGATCTCCAGGACTGCCCCGGTCACGTGGAACAGCACCAAGGACAAGACCTGGAAGCGTCTGGCCGAGGTGAAGGCCACGGCCAACAAGCAGTTCTGTCCCAAGGACGGCAATGACGAGGTCGGGTTCAAGAGCTCTGCGTTGAAGAAGGCGTTCCAGGATGCCGCCGACCGGGACCAGTCCGCGATCACGCTGGCATTCAAGGCCAAGAGCGAGGGCGACGAGAAGCAGTGGAAGAAACTGAAGGCCGATTCGGCGTACCTGGACATCGACTACAACCACCGTCCTGGCAAGGTGGGGGAGCGCAAGGTCTCTCCCTGCCTCGAGTGCACAGCCCCAGTCGCCACTCCTAGCCGCAAACCCAAGCTCACGATGAAGGCGACGGACCCCGACGGCGGCAAGCTGAAATACCAGTACCGCGTGTACGAATCGACCCGGCAGAAGATTGTGGCCTCCACCGAGCTCGGCGGCATCGCCAGCGGTGCGAAGCGGACCTGGACGGTGGCGGCCAAGCCGGTCGCTCCGGCCAAGGTCTGGCCCGGCTTGAGTGACGGGACGTACTACTGGATCGGGCGGGCCTGCGACTCGTACAACCAGTGTGGCCCTTGGTCGGCCACAACGGATCCGATTGCGAAGATCATCGTCGACAACGAGAATCCGAAGTCGCCCGTCATCACCAGCGACCTCTACTCGGAGAACGCGTGGAAGGGGGGCGTGGGTCAGTCCTCCAAGTTTACGTTCCGCCCGGGAACTGCTTCGGACAACGTCTACCAGTACCAATACCAGCTCAACGGTGGCGAGAAGCGCTTCAAGGACGCTGACTCCAACGGCATAACGGAAGTTCCGATCACCCCGACCAAGGACTCCCAGAACGTCCTGACCGTGAAGGCTATTGACAAGGCCGGAAACCTCTCCGGGGTATCGGATTTCGAGTTCTGGGTGGCTCTGGAAAAGGGCAGCTGGTACTGGTCTCTCGACGAGGGGGAGGGTACTTCGGCCGAATCGGTCCCGGAAAACAACCGCCCCGCCGGTATCAGCGGATCCGGAGTCGCCTGGTCCTCCGTCGGGATGATGGGTTCGGCCGGGTCAGCCCAGTTCGCCGGGCAAGGACAGTTCACGACGTCATCGGTGCTGAAGACCACTGCTGTCGCTGGCTTCACCGTCGCCTCTTGGGTACGGCTGCCTTCCCCCGAAACCTCGGACGCGCCTCCGGAGGAACCCGAAACCCCTGGAACGGGTGAGGACGGCGACCCCGGTGGCATCGGCGATGACCCCGACAGTGAAGACTCCCCGCCGGTAGAGCCGGAAGAACCTCCTGCGGTGACCCTTCCGACCGCGAACCAGGCCTCGGTATCCCAGGACGGCAACAAGCGCTCCATGTTCAGGTTGGGCTACCGCACGGACCTGAACATCGACAAGTCAGCCGACGGGTCTCCCGACCCGGGATGGTGCTTCACCATCGCAGCTGCAGACACGGTTACGGCCTCCGAAACGGCAGTCTGCACGACCGAGTACGTCGCCACTGGGGAGTGGACGCATCTGGCGGCCGTGGCGGACCCGCTCACGAACGAGATCCGCCTGTACGTGAACGGCACCCCGTCCGTCCTCGGATCCCTGACCGCAGCGACCGGTAAGGCGACCTGGGACTCCACCGGCGACTTCGCCATCGGCCGCGGTCTAGGAGCAACCACGACAGAACGCTGGATCGGCTGGATCGATGAGGTCTACGCCCTTCCCCGGGTGTGGAACGACGGCGAGATCAACATGCGAGCGAAGGAACCCGAGGAGTGGCCGGAGATCGAGTGACGTGGTTCGCCCCCGGTCTGCTGTTTCGTGTTCGTGAGGAGATTGTCGCTGTGAGTGTTACTCGCTCGCCGTTTTCGCGCCGCCGGATACTTGTCCGGGGTCGGCGTAAGATCGTTGCCCTGGTGGTGGCGTCGGTCTTCGTCGGTTCCCTGGCCGCTCAGCTGCCCTCGTCCCCGCAGGCTGCCGCCGCGGTGGAGGACGGGGACGTCGCCGGGGTCAAGCTGAAGGAGGTCGCTGCTCCCAACCGCGCCGAGTACACGGCTGAGGAGAGGGAGCTCACCGAGGCCGACCTTCCAGCTGACCCGGAAGACGAATCCGGTGCTGCTGTGGTGGACCTGACGACGGTGGCGGCGGCACGCGCGTCTGGTGGCTCCGGTGCGACCGGCAATGCGGTCCCGGCCGGGAAACTTCCGGTGGTCGTATCGCTGCCGGCGTCCAGCGGGGATACGGCGGTATCCGCCCGGGTGAGCCCGGTGCGCAAGGTTCGCGTCGAGGTCCTTTCGCGGGCCGCGGCGCAGGCGGCCGGCGGTGAGAGCCTGGTGCTGGCCCTGTCGCGGGCGGACGAGGTCGGCACGGCCGCGGAGGTCTCCGTGGGCGTGGATCAGGCGGCGTTCGCCGGTGACTTCAGCGTGGACGCGCTGAATCGGCTGCACCTGGTCCGGTTGTCGGACGGAGCCACGTTCGCCGCCGAGAACGACGCCAGAACGAGGATTACCAGCGCGGTCGTGCCGTTGGCCGCTGACGGGGCGGTGAGCCGGTTCGCTGTCGAGGCCGCGGCGGACGGACCGCTGGGTGACTACAAGGCGACGTCCTTGTCGGCGGCCTCGACGTGGCAGGTCTCGACCCAGACCGGGGCGTTCGCGTGGTCGTACCCGATCGACGCGCCGGCCCCTCCTGCGGGTGTGGCCCCGTCCCTGGAGCTGTCGTACTCCTCCGGATCGATCGACGGGCGCACTTCGGCGAACAACACGCAGGGTTCGTGGGTCGGTGACGGCTGGGATCTGTGGCCGGGCTACATCGAGCGTTCCTACCGTGCGTGTGCCGACGACCACGACGAGAAGGAGAAGAAGGACCCGAACAACAAGGACGAGAAGGGCGGCGACCTGTGCTATTTCAATGACAACGCCACCATGTCGTTCAACGGGGCTGCCACTGAACTGGTCAAGGACGAAACCACCGACAGCGGTGCGGGCGACAAGGACATCCAATACCGCAGCACCACCGATGACGGCTCGCGGATCGAGCTGGTCAAGGCGGGGAACGGCAACGGTGACGTCGACGGCGCCTACTGGCGTGTGACCACGACCGACGGCACGCAGTACTACTACGGCCGCGACAAGGGCCAGGGCGGCTCGTCCGCGGACACCAAGACCGGATCGGTCTGGTCTGTCCCGGTTTACAGCAACCATCCCGACGAGCCCGGCTACGACAAGGATTTCGCCAAGTCACGGCAGCAGCGGGCCTGGCGGTGGAACCTTGACTACGTGGTCGACCCCAGCGGCAACACGATCACGTACTTCTACGACGCCGAGACCGGTGCATACGCGCGGGAGAACGACAAGGACAAGCGCACCATCTACGACCGGGGCGGGTCCCTGGCCCGGGTGGAGTACGGTAGCCGGTCCGACGCAGCCGCCTCGGTGCACCCGGCCAACCGGATCCTGTTCGAGACCGCCGACCGATGCCTGGGCACCAGCTGCTTCAACGCCAAGGACCAGGCGATCAAGAAGCGCTTCCCGGACACCCCATGGGACCAGTACTGCGCCGAAGCTCCCTGTAAGGACAACTTCTCACCGACGTTCTGGACGCAGAAGCGCCTGTCCGGTGTGCGGACCCAGGTGTACAGCGGGACCGGCAGCACCTACACCGACGTGGACTCCTGGGCTTTGAAGCAGGTGTACCTCGCCGCTGGCGGCAATGAGGGCAACCCGATGTGGCTCAAGAGCATCACTCACACCGGTGAAGTGACCAGCGCCGGCGGCGCCAAGGTCACCGATCCTGCCACGGTCTTCAACCCGAACGCTGACGTCATGCCCAACCGGGTCGACACCCCCAACGGGCACTCGAGCCTTTTCCGCGCCCGTATCGACACTGTCACCACCGAGACCGGCGCGCAGCTGGGCGTCACCTACTCCAAGCCTGAGTGTGACGGGGTTGTCCCGAAGGCATGGTCCAACGGTAAGAGGTGCTTTCCGCAGTATTACGGCGCCGAGGGTGAACAGCCGGTGATCGACTGGTTCAACAAGTACGTCGTGACTCAGCTGGACGTGTACGACAACACCGGTGGCTTCGAGCACGAGATGACCTCGTACGACTATCTGGGAGCGCCGGCCTGGGCCTATGACGACTCCGAGCTGATCGAGCCCAAGAAACGCACCTGGAGCCAATTCCGCGGCTACGAACGGGTCCGGGTCATCCAAGGTGCTGACACCGCACCGCAGTCCAGCACCGAGTACCGGTACTTCCGCGGTATGGACGGCGACAAGCAGCCCAAGGACTCCGAGCGTCCCCCGACCGGCACCCCCCGCTCGGTCCAGATCGAGGACTCCCTCGGGACGAAACTGGACGACCACCCGGCGTACGCCGGAATGGTCCGCGAGGAAATCGTCTACGACGGGGCCGGAGGTCCCTGGATCAGCGGCACGCTGAACACCCCCTCCCATCAGGGACCGACCGCATCCTCCGGATCGCTGAAAGCCTGGCAGACGTACACGGGGACCAGCCGTGACCGCGTCAAGCTCTCCACCGGTGCGACCCGGTGGACCAAGACCGTCACCAAGGTGGACGACGACAACTTCCCTGTCGAGATCGATGACCAGGGCGACGAATCGACCGCTGCGGACGACCAGTGCGTGCGCACCGAGTACGTCCGTAACCGATCCGACTGGATCCTTGACAAGGTCAAGCGCACCGAAACGCTGTCGGTCTCCTGCTCTGTGACGCCCTCACGTCCGGGTGACGTGGTCAGTGACAGCCGTACCTACTATGACGACGCCTCTACCTTCGGCACCGCCCCGACCCAGGGCCTGCCTGTGCGGTTCGAGGACCTCGACTCCTGGAGCGGGTCGGCCCCGAAGTACCTCACCGTTTCCGAACGCAAGTACGACACTCTGGGCCGCATCACCAGTGAGTCCGACCCGCTCGGTCAGACCACTACCACCAAGTACACGCCGGCGGTGGCGGGCCCGGTCACCGGTACCGAGGTGACCAACGCCCTCGGGCACGTCAGCACCGCCACGTTCGACCCTGCCCTGGGACTACCGGTCAAGACCGTGGACGCGAACAAGGCCCAGACTTTGATGACGTACGACGGGTCAGGCCGCATGCTGGGAGTCTGGGCGCCCGGACGCTCCAAGACTGCCTTCCCCAACGATCCGAGCGTCAGCTACGCATACAAGATCCGCAAGAACGCGCCCTCGACCGTCACGACCAAGACTCTGACTGCATACGGCGACAAGACCTACCGCACCTCGATCGAGCTGTTCGACGGGCTGGCGCGCTCCCGCCAGACCCAGATCGAGACGGTGGCCGGGGGACGGGCTGTCACCGAGACTGTGTACGACTCGCGTGGTCTGGTGGACTGGGTCAGTAACCCGTACTACGACGGCGACAACAGCCCGCCCAGCACGAGCCTGGTCACCGCCGAGGGCCGACCCGAGATCCCGGCCTTGACACAGAACGAGTACGACGGCGCCGGACGACTGACCGCATCCGCTTTGATCGTCAACGGCAACGAAAAATGGCGATCCACAAACAAGTACGAAGGCGAAAAGACCAGCACCACCCCACTGAAGGGCGGCACCGCGACCACGGTGTTCACCGACGCCCAGGGGCGCACCACCGAGCTGCGCCAGTACAAGGACCCCGCCAAGGTCGGCAGCGACAGCGCCTCGACCTTCGACAAGACCACCTACGGTTTCAACATCAAGGGTGAGCTCGCCAAGGTCGTCGACCCCGGCGGCAACACGTGGGCCTACCGCTACGACGTACGCGGCAACCAGATTGCCGTCGACGACCCGGACAGCGGTACCACCACCTCCACCTACGACGACGCCGGGCAACTGCTCACGACGAAGGACGCGCGCGGCAAGGTTCTCGCCTACACCTACGACAAGCTCGGACGCCAGACGTCTCTGCGCAAGGCCACCACTGACGGCAGCAAACTCGCCGAGTGGCAGTACGACACTGTCGCAACCAACGGCATCGGCCGCCTGGCCAAGTCGATTCGCTACGAGTACGACTCGGCCGGAACCGCGTCCGCCTACACGACCTCGATCGGCTCGTACAACGTCGACGGCCAGGCCCTCAGCAGCACCCTGACCCTGCCGTCCACTGAGACCGGGCTCTGCGGTTTCCGCGGCGACGAACAAGTGCGCCTATACCCAGCAGATGCAGTACCAACCCAACGGCCAGATCGGCAAGGTCTCGATTCCCGCGGCTGCCGACCTGCCGCAGGAAACCCTGACGAGCACGTACCTCGCACGGGGCCACCTCGGCCAGCTCAGCGGCGCCCTGAATGGGGCCGGTTCCCAGATGTACGTTCACAACGTCGTCTACAACCAGTTCGACCAGATCTTGAGTCGCGACGTGGGGGAGTACGACAGCCGGGTCACCGAGTCCTACCGCTACGACGAACCGACCGGCCGGCTGAGCAAGTACTACGCCCTGCCCACCGACAAGACCTACGTGTACAACCAGACGTACACGTACACCGACTCCGGCAACGTCACCTCGATCAAAGACGCGCCCGAGGGCGGACAGCCGTCCGAAACCCAGTGCTTCACCTACGACTACCGTCAGCGTCTGACCGAAGCCTGGACACCGACGTCCCTGTCGTGTGCGACTGCCCCGACCAAGGCCGCCCTGGGCGGGCCCGCCCCGTACTGGCGCTCATACACCTACGACGCCGCCGGCAACCGTAAGAGTGAAACCGCTCACGCCAGCACGGACATCACCCGCACCTATACCTACCCGACCTCCGGCGGAGCCCCCGGCAGCAAGCCACATGCCGTCACCAGCGTGGCCAGCGTTACCGGCACCGCTGCCGCCGTCACCCAAAAGTACGCGTACGACGAAGCCGGCAACACGACCTGCCGTCCCATCGGGACCACGGCCAACACCTGCCCCTCTACCGGCACGAAAGACACCGCCGGACAGGCCCTCACCTGGACGGATGAAGGCAGCCAGAGCACCGCAGCGGACAAGAGCGGCACCACCAGTTACGTCTACGACGCCGATGGCAACCGGCTGATCCGTCGCGACCCCACCGGCACGACCGTCTACCTGCCCGGTGGACAGGAGGTGCGCAAGCCGACCAGCGGGACCGCCACCGCCACCCGCTACTACAGCCATGGCGGCGAAACCATCGGCGTGCGGACCAAAGCCGGCCTGAACTGGCTCCTGAACGACCACCACGGCACCAGTACCGCTTTCGTAGCCGCCGTCGGTCTCGTGGCCACCCGCCGGCGCATGCTGCCCTTCGGAGAAGACCGCGGCACCGCGCCCGCCTCGTGGCCCGGGGACAAGGGATTCCTTGGAGGAACCAAGGACAACACCGGCCTGACCCACCTGGGGGCCCGGGAGTACGACCCGAAGCTTGGCCGGTTCGTCTCGGTAGACCCGGTCATGGACTTGACGAAACCTGATCAGTGGAACGGGTACTCGTACGCCAACGACAACCCCGTCACCCTCTCGGACCCCTCCGGCCTGAGTCCTTGCACGCCCGATGACGGTCCGGACTGCATGGTCGGCAGTAACGGAAAGGCACAGTCCCGCAAGGAGTACGAGAAGAAGAAGAGCGGCGCAAGCTCGTCTAGCTCGAACAGTTCCGGTGCGTCGTCAGGGTCTTCCAGCCGTGGCGTCAGCTCCCCGACGAACGTTTGGTA
This genomic interval carries:
- a CDS encoding LamG-like jellyroll fold domain-containing protein; its protein translation is MLGALLRAARSRFSAALLGGAVVCASLAAAPSAAVAASAEVPPTGTTVISNPVKTPSEAPDEETAIDLARRYGSPVEVVAARTEFSQTFAQPDGTMKLRQATSPQRVRRGAGWVPVDTTLKSAGDVVRPEATTLDMWFSGGGSAPMVTITDGSKSLSMTWKDSLPEPVLDGDTATYADVLPGVDLKLTASVGSFSEVLVVKTAEAARNPELASIRFDLATEGLKLEQDSDTGFIRVVDPSGSIVFISDGAAMWDSPAPTTDGKQAASREVAARAELPSAETGPARTETVPVQVTASAMTLSPSVDMLTHPDTNFPVYIDPGYDNLDEIWTVVSRKNPTTSYWSGNGYRDYMRVGQNWQSSADDDWRTLARFSTAQLKKTEIIKASVHVNVWHTADCVPSPFQLWVTNSISRTAPVTWNSTKDKTWKRLAEVKATANKQFCPKDGNDEVGFKSSALKKAFQDAADRDQSAITLAFKAKSEGDEKQWKKLKADSAYLDIDYNHRPGKVGERKVSPCLECTAPVATPSRKPKLTMKATDPDGGKLKYQYRVYESTRQKIVASTELGGIASGAKRTWTVAAKPVAPAKVWPGLSDGTYYWIGRACDSYNQCGPWSATTDPIAKIIVDNENPKSPVITSDLYSENAWKGGVGQSSKFTFRPGTASDNVYQYQYQLNGGEKRFKDADSNGITEVPITPTKDSQNVLTVKAIDKAGNLSGVSDFEFWVALEKGSWYWSLDEGEGTSAESVPENNRPAGISGSGVAWSSVGMMGSAGSAQFAGQGQFTTSSVLKTTAVAGFTVASWVRLPSPETSDAPPEEPETPGTGEDGDPGGIGDDPDSEDSPPVEPEEPPAVTLPTANQASVSQDGNKRSMFRLGYRTDLNIDKSADGSPDPGWCFTIAAADTVTASETAVCTTEYVATGEWTHLAAVADPLTNEIRLYVNGTPSVLGSLTAATGKATWDSTGDFAIGRGLGATTTERWIGWIDEVYALPRVWNDGEINMRAKEPEEWPEIE
- a CDS encoding RHS repeat domain-containing protein, translating into MTWFAPGLLFRVREEIVAVSVTRSPFSRRRILVRGRRKIVALVVASVFVGSLAAQLPSSPQAAAAVEDGDVAGVKLKEVAAPNRAEYTAEERELTEADLPADPEDESGAAVVDLTTVAAARASGGSGATGNAVPAGKLPVVVSLPASSGDTAVSARVSPVRKVRVEVLSRAAAQAAGGESLVLALSRADEVGTAAEVSVGVDQAAFAGDFSVDALNRLHLVRLSDGATFAAENDARTRITSAVVPLAADGAVSRFAVEAAADGPLGDYKATSLSAASTWQVSTQTGAFAWSYPIDAPAPPAGVAPSLELSYSSGSIDGRTSANNTQGSWVGDGWDLWPGYIERSYRACADDHDEKEKKDPNNKDEKGGDLCYFNDNATMSFNGAATELVKDETTDSGAGDKDIQYRSTTDDGSRIELVKAGNGNGDVDGAYWRVTTTDGTQYYYGRDKGQGGSSADTKTGSVWSVPVYSNHPDEPGYDKDFAKSRQQRAWRWNLDYVVDPSGNTITYFYDAETGAYARENDKDKRTIYDRGGSLARVEYGSRSDAAASVHPANRILFETADRCLGTSCFNAKDQAIKKRFPDTPWDQYCAEAPCKDNFSPTFWTQKRLSGVRTQVYSGTGSTYTDVDSWALKQVYLAAGGNEGNPMWLKSITHTGEVTSAGGAKVTDPATVFNPNADVMPNRVDTPNGHSSLFRARIDTVTTETGAQLGVTYSKPECDGVVPKAWSNGKRCFPQYYGAEGEQPVIDWFNKYVVTQLDVYDNTGGFEHEMTSYDYLGAPAWAYDDSELIEPKKRTWSQFRGYERVRVIQGADTAPQSSTEYRYFRGMDGDKQPKDSERPPTGTPRSVQIEDSLGTKLDDHPAYAGMVREEIVYDGAGGPWISGTLNTPSHQGPTASSGSLKAWQTYTGTSRDRVKLSTGATRWTKTVTKVDDDNFPVEIDDQGDESTAADDQCVRTEYVRNRSDWILDKVKRTETLSVSCSVTPSRPGDVVSDSRTYYDDASTFGTAPTQGLPVRFEDLDSWSGSAPKYLTVSERKYDTLGRITSESDPLGQTTTTKYTPAVAGPVTGTEVTNALGHVSTATFDPALGLPVKTVDANKAQTLMTYDGSGRMLGVWAPGRSKTAFPNDPSVSYAYKIRKNAPSTVTTKTLTAYGDKTYRTSIELFDGLARSRQTQIETVAGGRAVTETVYDSRGLVDWVSNPYYDGDNSPPSTSLVTAEGRPEIPALTQNEYDGAGRLTASALIVNGNEKWRSTNKYEGEKTSTTPLKGGTATTVFTDAQGRTTELRQYKDPAKVGSDSASTFDKTTYGFNIKGELAKVVDPGGNTWAYRYDVRGNQIAVDDPDSGTTTSTYDDAGQLLTTKDARGKVLAYTYDKLGRQTSLRKATTDGSKLAEWQYDTVATNGIGRLAKSIRYEYDSAGTASAYTTSIGSYNVDGQALSSTLTLPSTETGLCGFRGDEQVRLYPADAVPTQRPDRQGLDSRGCRPAAGNPDEHVPRTGPPRPAQRRPEWGRFPDVRSQRRLQPVRPDLESRRGGVRQPGHRVLPLRRTDRPAEQVLRPAHRQDLRVQPDVHVHRLRQRHLDQRRARGRTAVRNPVLHLRLPSASDRSLDTDVPVVCDCPDQGRPGRARPVLALIHLRRRRQP